Within the Borrelia miyamotoi genome, the region AAAAGCCATGTAATAGTGAACATAACTCTAAGCAAAAAATATATACAAGCAACAATAAAAAATCCTAACTTAATTTTCAATAACCTAAAAAATGGATTAGAAATAAAAATTAAGGAAAAAATTCCAGATTCAGAAAATGAGATGTTTATTAAAATAAGAAGCGGACTATCAGAAAAGACAACAAAAATGCATATAGCGAACAACAACATTAATTTCGGTCTCGATTTAAGTCCAATTGAAGCTCCGGGAATCTATAATATTAACACAGATATAATACTTAAAAATAATACTCATGGTATAGAAGTACATGAATACGAACCCAAAACAATAAGGATAGAGGCAATCTCAACTAAGCAATAAAATGACGAAATCAATAGGATGTGATATAATAAAGGTCAAAAGATTGAATAGTTTTTTACAAAATAGAAAAAAATTAGAAAGATTTTTCACACAAAGAGAAATTGAAAACTTAGAAATGAAAGGAAAAGGGAGTTTAGAAAGTTTAGCTGGTAAGTTTTCAGCAAAAGAATCATTAATAAAGGCTATAAGTCCACTAATAAATATCAAAATAAAATACTCACTCAAAGATATTGAGGTAATAAAATCATCAAAGGGTAACTCAGCATTTCACTTACACAATGATATTAAAGCCTTTATTAACCAAATGAACCTAAAATTATATTTGACAATTTC harbors:
- the acpS gene encoding holo-ACP synthase is translated as MTKSIGCDIIKVKRLNSFLQNRKKLERFFTQREIENLEMKGKGSLESLAGKFSAKESLIKAISPLINIKIKYSLKDIEVIKSSKGNSAFHLHNDIKAFINQMNLKLYLTISHEREYSIAFVIVED